The Aneurinibacillus migulanus genome contains the following window.
TACAAAAGAAAATCCGATAGACCTTGTCATTATCGGAAACCGCGGGCTTGGTCCTTTCAAAGAGATGATGCTAGGAAGCGTCAGCCACAAGGTTTCGCAATTGGCAAACTGCCCCGTCTTAATTGTGAAGTAGAACGTCTTATAAATAAGCCAGGCAAGGATTCTTTACTCCTTGTCTGGCTTATTTTATAGAATAAAGCTTGATTAACAATTTCATTTTCTTGTAGAGGCGGTGTGTATAAATGATTAACGGTGCATACAAAATAACTGTTGTTTTTGTTCGGGTGTGAGTGAATTCTCAGCAAACGGAAACAGTACGGTTTCTTCTTTTGTAAAATGAAGCAGAAGGATCTGGCAGGCATCCATTAGATGGATGGCCGCTTTTTTTGCGTTTTCTAATGGAGAGGAGACAAATTGTTCAAATGTGGAAAGCAGTTTTTTCGCTTCTTCATGTTCAAGTTCCATTACATTGACAGGTCTAAAATCCGAACCCACTTTTTGTTTTAGCATGGTAAACAAGCCCTTTTCCTCTTTTTCAGAATGCAATTCGAGCTTTAGTCTGAATGCTTGTTCCTTCATGAAGAGGGCGAGGAGCATTCGCAGTATTTCCGGGTCATGTACGGGAATGTCGTTGCGAAAGAGTTGT
Protein-coding sequences here:
- a CDS encoding hemerythrin domain-containing protein; its protein translation is MFSETQAFSCSQAAARPASYCPAIQQLLDEHEPLRQNMRELIDDAGQLFRNDIPVHDPEILRMLLALFMKEQAFRLKLELHSEKEEKGLFTMLKQKVGSDFRPVNVMELEHEEAKKLLSTFEQFVSSPLENAKKAAIHLMDACQILLLHFTKEETVLFPFAENSLTPEQKQQLFCMHR